A region from the Medicago truncatula cultivar Jemalong A17 chromosome 6, MtrunA17r5.0-ANR, whole genome shotgun sequence genome encodes:
- the LOC112422805 gene encoding uncharacterized protein yields the protein MEEENAQLRAELASLKEDLAKAHDTTAALLAAQEQPTSSIPVIASVIPSTSADARFIMPAGFPYGLPPFFTPNTAASTSTTNSGPIPWVNLASTNTALTQATTTVTEPIMNIVPQGIHAGTPITGTMEERMEELAKELRREIKANRGNSDPVNVKNHDLCLVPRVDIPKKFKVPEFDRYNGLTCPQNHIIKYVRKMSNYLDNDSLMIHCFQDSLMEDAAEWYTSLSKDDIYTFDELAAAFKNHYGFNTRLKPNREFLRSLSQKKDESFREYAQRWRGAAARITPALDEEEMTQTFLKTLKKDYVERMIIAAPSNFSEMVTMGTRLEEAVREGIIVFDKGESSVSAPKRYGNGHHKKKETEVGMEFAAGQSMATVAPVNATQLPPPYLFAHYSQHPFYPPFYHQYPLPPGQPQVPVNAIAQQKQQQPPAQQQQQQQTRPTFPPIPMLYAELLPTLLHRGHCTTRQGKPPPDPLPPRFCSDLKCDFHQGALGHDVEGCYALKYIVKKLIDQWKLTFENNVPHVLDNPLLNHAVVNMIEVCEEAPRLDVRNIVTHLVPLHVKLYQASLFSHDHVSCPECLLNPLGCCIVQNDIQSLMNSRYLIVSDVCVIVPVFHDPPVRSMPPKGNVEPLVIRLPGPVPCTSEKAIPYKYNATMMENGVEVPLDSLALVSNIAEGTTAALRSGTVRPPLFQKKAVTPTTPPIDKAILPDVSLVTGDVSRPGQSIDDSNLNEILRIIRRSDYKIVDQLLQTPSKISVLSLLLSSKAHKNTLLKVLEQAYVDHEVTVDRFGDIVGNIITCNNLWFSEDELPEAGKYHNLALHISVNCKSDMLSNVLVDTGSSLNVMPKSTLNQLSYWETP from the coding sequence atggaagaagagaatgctCAGCTCCGCGCCGAATTGGCCTCTCTGAAAGAAGACTTGGCTAAGGCCCATGATACCACGGCTGCTCTGTTAGCTGCACAAGAACAACCAACCTCATCTATCCCTGTGATTGCAAGTGTGATCCCGTCTACGTCTGCTGATGCTCGCTTCAttatgccagctgggtttccttatgggcttccaccgttcttcactcctaATACTGCAGCTAGTACTTCTACTACTAACAGTGGCCCGATTCCTTGGGTAAATTTGGCTTCTACCAATACTGCTCTGACTCAAGCAACAACCACTGTCACTGAGCCCATCATGAATATTGTACCTCAGGGTATCCACGCCGGTACTCCCATAACTggaaccatggaagaaaggatggaggaacttgctaaagaactccgtcgtgaaatcaaagctaaccgAGGGAACAGTGACCCTGTTAATGTTAAAAATCATGATCTATGCTTGGTACCAAGGGTGGAcatccctaagaagttcaaggtcccggagttcgaccgatacaatgggctgacttgtcctcagaATCATATCATCAAGTACGTCCGCAAGATGAGTAACTATTTGGACAATGATTCACTCATGATTCAttgcttccaagatagcttaatggaagatgctgcagaatgGTACACTAGCTTGAGCAAGGATGACATCTAtacttttgatgaattagctGCTGCTTTCAAAaaccactatgggtttaatacTAGGCTGAAACCAAACAGGGAATTTCTCAGATCTCTTtcccaaaagaaagatgaaagcttccgtgaatatgcCCAGAgatggagaggggcagctgcccgtatcactcccgctcttgatgaagaagagatgACTCAGACATTCCTAAAGACTTTAAAAAAGGATTATGTcgagagaatgatcattgctgctccGAGTAACTTCtctgagatggtcaccatgggaacccgtctagAAGAAGCTGTCAGGgaaggaatcattgtgtttgataAAGGTGAATCCTCCGTGAGCGCACCAAAAAGGTACGGTAACGGTCATCATAAGAAGAAGGAAACAGAAGTAGGGATGGAATTTGctgccggtcaatccatggctactgttgccccTGTTAATGCTACTCAATTACCTCCACCATACCTGTTTGCACATTACTCTCAACATCCTTTCTATCCACCATTTTACCATCAGTATCCTCtaccaccgggtcaacctcaggtacccgttaatgccaTTGCTCAGCAAAAACAGCAACAGCCACcagctcaacaacaacaacagcaacaaactagacctacctttcctccgataccgatgttatatgctgagttacTCCCAACTTTACTTCACAGAGGGCATTGCACAACCAGGCaaggcaagcctccacctgatccgttacCTCCCAGGTTCTGTTCCGAtctcaagtgtgatttccaccaaggtgccttaggtcatgatgtggaagggtgctatgctttgaagtatattgtGAAAAAGCTCATAGACCAATGGAAGCTGACTTTCGAGAATAACGTCCCTCATGTTCTTGACAATCCTCTTCTGAATCATGCTGTTGTGAacatgatcgaagtgtgtgaggaagctcctagacttgacgTTCGCAACATCGTGACTCATTTGGTACCGCTACATGTCAAGCTCTACCAAGCCTCGTTGTTTAGCCATGACCATGTCAGTTGCCCGGAATGCCTCCTTAATCCTCTAGGTTGTTGCATTGTGCAGAATGATATCCAGAGCCTGATGAACAGCCGTTATCTGATTGttagtgatgtttgcgtgattgtgccagtttttcacgatccgcctgtcagaAGCATGCCTCCGAAAGGGAATGTCGAGCCTTTGGTAATAAGGCTACCAGGACCAGTGCCTTGCACTTCAGAGAAGGCTAtcccttacaagtacaatgctaccatgATGGAAAACGGAGTGGAAGTACCTCTAGACTCTTTGGCCTTAGTGAGCAACATTGCTGAAGGAACTACAGCAGCGCTGAGAAGTGGAACGGTTCGTCCACCGCTATTTCAGAAGAAAGCAGTTACACCTACCACCccacccattgacaaagcaATTCTACCCGATGTCTCTCTAGTTACCGGGGATGTGAGTCGACCAGGCCAGTCCATAGATGATTCCAATTTGAATGAAATCTTAAGGATAATCAGAAGAAGTGACTACAAGATTGTAGATCAACTACTGCAGACTCCGTCAAAGATATCTGTTTTGTCACTACTCCTGAGCTCCAAAGCCCATAAGAATACTTTGTTGAAGGTATTAGAGCaagcttatgtggatcatgaggTCACAGTGGATCGGTTCGGTGATATAGTGGGGAACATTATTACTTGCAAtaacctgtggttcagtgagGACGAGTTACCCGAAGCAGGGAAGTATCACAATTTGGCCTTacatatctccgtgaattgcaagtctgaCATGCTATCGAATGTGCTGGTGGACACGGGTTCGTCCctgaacgtgatgcccaagtcaactctGAATCAGCTGAGCTATTGGGAAACTCCCTGA